A region of Lolium rigidum isolate FL_2022 unplaced genomic scaffold, APGP_CSIRO_Lrig_0.1 contig_23365_1, whole genome shotgun sequence DNA encodes the following proteins:
- the LOC124680633 gene encoding formin-like protein 18, with translation MRRPRSKLKLLLSACLISLLLLTPTDCDGLQLVAAIRKNLFWPPAPPHRPLPSKIGDELYTQVEQLWLNHGLDRILLQDVKNQSHHTILFNIISNSYRTNYKFEERMITSLLHEVANTLQDCLSKHNSVLPHGFSGHSQVEEEAGSLLSNSNNLKLPFASKIRYLIEGTSASHFSLSPPAKEEIRSTLFSEAESRPLVTSIKKSSNAEGEKKSKDKDSDSSTVVLGLAVGCVALVALIVYFCACRGDDSASPYDLGRDDKSLLGLTGSSRKSSATPIDVSRLGALSRSSSEIPQSEFAVPIKLHIPQPSAKLKSVGAMSMKEELMERHSRMSCHEITTVAGQPTIPKSLAEKAAGSSATSNVVTPAGPPPPPPPALPGKAPPPPPALTGKAPPPPPAIPGKAPPPPPLAPGAPAPPPPPPPGASAPPPPPPPGASAPPPPPPPGASAPPPPPPPGASAPPPPPKPAGPPPPPAPRTGGGSGPGPPPPPPKKGGPPGAGPPPPALPGGPKKGGPPPFKKPGAAAPVAESSKTKLKPFFWDKVNASPNQAMVWDQLKAGSFQFNEEMIETLFGCNAVDKKSTDGKKEPAKEATQLVRILDAKKAQNLSISLKALSVSAADVRTAVTEGHELPSDLIQTLIRWIPTSDEELKLRLYNGEMSQLGGAEQFLKTIIEIPYIFQRLEVLLFMASLPEEAASVKQSFETLEVACQELRHNRLFKKLLEAVLKTGNRMNDGTFRGGAQAFKLDTLLKLADVKGVDGKTTLLHFVVQEIIRSEGVRAVRAAKDQNSSISSVSSTDDLSEDVSDDTEHYKQLGLAVVSNLGEDLQNVRKAAVLDADAMTIMVASLGHRLVKANEFLNTSMKSLEEESGFQHKLVQFIEQSQVQVTHLLEEEKRLRLLVRTTVDYFHGSTGKDEGLRLFVIVRDFLVILDRVCREVKEAAAKAAAAIKKEAAAAKAAAAPTAPPTRGRQPSQTSMPRQHLKPAIQGRRGKAHSSSSSSDSDD, from the exons ATGAGGCGGCCGAGGAGCAAATTGAAATTGCTCCTCAGCGCATGCCTCATCTCTCTCCTACTCCTCACGCCCACAGACTGTGACGGGCTGCAGCTAGTCGCCGCAATCAGGAAGAACTTATTTTGGCCACCAGCACCTCCCCATCGGCCTCTTCCAAGTAAAATAGGTGATGAATTG TACACACAGGTGGAACAATTGTGGCTCAACCATGGTCTAGATAGGATACTCCTTCAAGATGTCAAAAATCAATcccaccacaccattttattcaaTATAATCAGCAATTCCTATAGAACAAATTATAAGTTCGAGGAAAGAATGATCACTTCTTTGTTGCATGAAGTTGCCAATACTCTCCAGGACTGCTTGAGTAAGCATAATTCAGTTTTGCCACATGGCTTCTCAGGACATAgccaggtggaggaggaggcaggAAGCTTATTGTCAAATTCCAATAATTTGAAGCTGCCTTTTGCATCAAAAATAAGATATCTCATCGAAGGAACTTCAGCATCACATTTTTCTTTGTCACCGCCAGCAAAAGAAGAAATCAGGAGCACTTTGTTTTCCGAAGCAGAGTCTCGTCCACTGGTCACTAGCATAAAAAAGTCTTCTAACGCAGAGGGGGAAAAGAAGAGCAAGGACAAAGACTCAGATTCATCCACTGTTGTCTTGGGTTTGGCAGTGGGCTGCGTAGCATTGGTGGCTCTTATTGTGTACTTTTGTGCTTGTCGTGGAGATGATTCAGCGTCGCCATATGACCTTGGGAGAGATGATAAATCACTCCTAGGTTTGACAG GTTCTTCCCGTAAGTCCAGTGCTACACCAATTGATGTCAGTAGGTTGGGAGCATTATCGCGCAGTTCGTCTGAGATCCCGCAGTCAGAATTTGCAGTACCAATCAAGTTGCATATTCCACAGCCATCCGCGAAGTTGAAGTCAGTAGGAGCGATGTCAATGAAGGAAGAACTAATGGAGCGGCATAGCAGGATGAGCTGTCACGAAATAACAACCGTGGCTGGACAGCCGACGATACCTAAGTCCCTAGCCGAGAAGGCTGCAGGTTCTTCTGCTACTAGTAATGTAGTTACACCTGCaggtccaccaccaccacctcctccagctCTTCCTGGAAaggctcctccgcctcctccagctcTTACTGGAAaggctcctccgcctcctccagctATACCTGGAaaggctcctccacctcctccacttgcACCCggtgcacctgcaccaccaccaccaccaccaccaggagcatcagcaccaccaccaccaccaccaccaggagcatcagcaccaccaccaccaccaccaccaggagcatcagcaccaccaccaccaccaccaccaggagcatcagcaccaccaccacctccgaagCCAGCcgggcctccaccaccacctgctCCAAGAACTGGAGGTGGATCAGGACCtggacctccacctccaccacctaaaAAAGGTGGACCACCTGGAGCTGGACCTCCGCCGCCAGCACTGCCCGGTGGTCCTAAAAAAGGTGGACCACCGCCGTTTAAGAAGCCAGGAGCGGCAGCTCCTGTTGCAGAATCTTCAAAAACAAAGTTGAAGCCCTTCTTCTGGGACAAGGTTAATGCAAGTCCAAATCAAGCAATGGTGTGGGATCAACTTAAAGCCGGATCCTTCCA GTTTAATGAGGAGATGATCGAAACTCTTTTTGGTTGCAACGCTGTGGACAAGAAGAGTACCGATGGCAAAAAAGAGCCAGCAAAGGAAGCTACTCAACTTGTTAGGATCCTAGATGCTAAAAAGGCACAAAATTTGTCAATATCACTGAAGGCACTCAGTGTTTCAGCTGCAGATGTACGTACTGCAGTTACAGAAG GGCATGAACTCCCCTCTGATTTGATACAAACATTGATACGGTGGATCCCAACTAGTGACGAGGAGCTAAAGCTTCGACTGTACAATGGAGAGATGAGCCAGCTTGGTGGGGCCGAGCAATTCTTGAAGACCATCATTGAAATCCCATACATTTTCCAGCGCTTGGAGGTGTTACTTTTCATGGCCAGTTTGCCGGAAGAAGCTGCAAGTGTGAAGCAGTCATTTGAAACCCTAGAG GTAGCCTGCCAAGAGCTTAGGCACAACCGTCTTTTCAAGAAGCTACTGGAGGCTGTACTTAAAACCGGCAACCGAATGAATGATGGCACCTTTCGAGGGGGAGCACAAGCGTTCAAACTCGATACCCTCCTGAAGCTGGCTGATGTCAAGGGGGTCGACGGCAAGACAACGCTGCTGCATTTCGTCGTCCAGGAGATCATCCGCTCGGAGGGCGTCCGCGCGGTGCGGGCGGCCAAGGACCAGAACAGCAGCATCTCCAGCGTGAGCAGCACCGATGATCTCAGTGAGGATGTTAGCGACGACACAGAGCACTACAAGCAGCTGGGCCTCGCCGTGGTATCGAACCTAGGGGAGGACCTCCAGAACGTCCGTAAGGCAGCGGTCCTGGATGCTGATGCGATGACCATCATGGTGGCGAGCCTCGGGCACAGACTGGTGAAGGCAAACGAGTTCCTGAACACGAGCATGAAGAGCTTGGAGGAGGAGAGCGGGTTCCAACACAAGTTGGTCCAGTTCATAGAGCAGTCCCAGGTGCAGGTGACCCACCTgctggaggaggagaagaggctTCGCTTGCTGGTGCGCACCACCGTGGATTACTTCCACGGCAGCACTGGGAAGGATGAGGGCTTACGCCTGTTTGTCATCGTGCGTGACTTCCTGGTGATACTGGACAGGGTGTGCAGGGAGGTGAAAGAGGCAGCTGCCAAAGCAGCCGCTGCTATCAAGAAAGAGGCGGCCGCCGCCAAAGCAGCTGCGGCACCGACGGCACCGCCCACAAGGGGCAGGCAACCGTCCCAGACGTCCATGCCTCGACAGCATCTGAAGCCTGCGATCCAAGGCCGAAGGGGAAAGGCACACAGCAGCTCCAGCTCATCTGATTCTGATGACTGA